Proteins encoded in a region of the Brevefilum fermentans genome:
- a CDS encoding glycosyltransferase family 2 protein, translating into MISIIVLSHNNWHYTETCIKSIYQNTRFPEFEIIIVDNASDQETRNSLGQLTAAHDNLSVIFNPKNYGFAKANNLGAKQAKGDYLVFLNNDTIVSEGWLGRLLSHLQNIPDAGMVGPVTNAIGNEAKIAVDYSEPTIEAVNQFANYRAEHFSGQYFKIRNLALYCCIISKELFDRIGGLDERYKIGMFEDDDLAMVILQEGLFLYCAEDVFIHHFHGASFNKLSLLKRIVIFHINKYKFERKWRTKWIIHQNRPS; encoded by the coding sequence ATGATATCAATTATCGTCCTTTCGCACAACAATTGGCATTATACGGAAACTTGCATAAAAAGCATTTATCAAAACACGCGTTTCCCAGAATTCGAAATTATCATTGTCGATAATGCCTCAGACCAGGAAACTAGGAATTCTCTTGGTCAACTAACCGCTGCACATGACAACCTATCGGTGATTTTTAACCCGAAGAATTATGGCTTTGCAAAAGCAAACAATCTTGGTGCGAAGCAGGCAAAAGGCGATTATCTTGTGTTTCTAAATAATGACACAATCGTGTCAGAAGGGTGGCTCGGAAGGTTATTATCTCATTTACAGAATATTCCCGATGCGGGCATGGTCGGGCCGGTGACCAATGCGATTGGCAACGAAGCAAAAATCGCTGTTGACTATAGTGAACCAACCATAGAAGCAGTAAATCAATTTGCGAATTATCGGGCTGAGCATTTTTCAGGTCAATATTTTAAGATCAGGAACCTGGCATTGTATTGTTGCATCATTTCAAAAGAGCTTTTCGACAGAATTGGGGGCCTGGATGAGCGATATAAGATTGGAATGTTCGAAGATGACGATCTAGCAATGGTCATTTTGCAGGAAGGCCTTTTCCTTTATTGCGCAGAAGATGTGTTCATTCATCACTTTCATGGGGCATCATTTAATAAACTCAGCTTGTTAAAGCGAATTGTGATTTTTCATATTAATAAATATAAATTTGAAAGAAAATGGCGAACAAAATGGATCATTCATCAAAACAGGCCCTCATAA
- a CDS encoding glycosyltransferase family 2 protein: MFVKDIYHYWIILRSGLFDRDYYRSSYPEIDYGCKDLLWHFLRTGWREGKNPSEDFDTSFYLRTNKDVQRAGFNPLLHYIIAGKAEGRRPNQSSQSVQFAYNVWIEQNDILSHSDEENIKRHIKAFSHQPLISILLSLQDPTKHWLEKCLTSIHAQLYSNWELLIHASPQDELLVSSLVQKHSQNNQQIKLINTGSDRSLAENLFTLFNHSSGEYVCLIDQGTILRVHTLYLVANEINKIEQADVIYGDEDLIDEKENRHDPFFKPAWNPDLLSTNNYLAHLTVYKSSTFASFENDVKQIGDAPGWTIPFLIETQNKKHRISHIPFILSHLFIGEKPIIFGSQLSLAEKFAFFSSIFKLSGNNITISYELDQFIRLQYPLPDDPPLVSIIIPTKNRLHLLRNCIDSIISKTHYSNFEVLVVNNQSDDPETLVYLQGIGSHSKIKVLDYNDHFNYSAINNFGVTQAQGNVILFLNNDTEVINPYWLEELVSQALRPEIGAVGALLWYNDHIVQHAGVILGSGAGGIADHAFKNFTISELQQDRRAYFVQNYSALTGACLAVEKSKFLDVGGFDEQLAISYNDIDLCLRLLTKGYRNLFTPYAELYHHESASLGFAASVKRQSQYKKERQYMLDRWSELFLNDPAHNPNLSIPWLTNVIADHSRAEKPWQNQ; this comes from the coding sequence TTGTTTGTAAAAGATATCTACCACTACTGGATAATATTGCGTAGTGGTCTATTCGATAGAGATTATTATCGTAGCAGCTATCCTGAAATTGATTACGGCTGTAAAGATTTGTTGTGGCATTTCTTGCGCACAGGTTGGCGTGAGGGCAAAAATCCCTCGGAGGATTTTGACACTTCATTTTATTTACGCACGAATAAAGACGTACAACGAGCCGGTTTCAACCCGTTATTACACTATATCATCGCCGGCAAAGCTGAAGGTCGGCGTCCTAACCAAAGTTCCCAAAGCGTTCAATTTGCGTATAACGTCTGGATTGAACAAAATGACATTCTGTCTCACTCAGATGAAGAAAACATTAAACGCCATATTAAGGCATTTTCACATCAACCTTTAATTTCAATTCTTCTATCACTGCAAGACCCAACGAAACACTGGTTAGAAAAATGTTTAACGTCGATTCATGCCCAACTTTATTCAAATTGGGAACTATTAATACATGCCAGCCCTCAGGATGAACTACTCGTTTCATCCCTTGTTCAAAAGCATAGCCAAAACAACCAGCAAATAAAGCTCATCAACACCGGGTCCGACAGATCACTGGCTGAAAACCTTTTCACCTTGTTTAATCATTCATCAGGAGAATATGTGTGTTTAATTGATCAAGGAACCATCTTGCGTGTTCATACGCTCTACCTGGTTGCAAATGAGATCAACAAAATTGAACAAGCGGATGTCATCTATGGTGATGAAGATTTAATCGATGAAAAGGAAAATCGACATGATCCCTTTTTCAAACCGGCCTGGAATCCCGACCTTCTCTCAACAAACAATTACCTGGCGCATCTAACGGTTTATAAATCAAGCACATTTGCATCCTTCGAAAACGATGTCAAACAAATTGGTGATGCGCCTGGATGGACAATACCATTCCTGATTGAGACACAAAATAAGAAACATCGTATTAGTCATATTCCTTTTATATTAAGTCACCTTTTCATCGGTGAAAAACCAATCATCTTTGGTTCTCAATTAAGCCTGGCTGAAAAATTTGCGTTTTTTTCTTCAATATTCAAGCTGAGCGGGAATAACATCACCATTTCGTATGAATTAGACCAATTCATCCGTTTGCAATACCCCCTTCCTGATGATCCACCGTTGGTGAGCATTATTATCCCAACAAAAAATCGACTGCACCTGTTGAGGAACTGTATCGATAGTATTATTTCCAAAACACACTATTCGAATTTTGAAGTCCTGGTTGTGAACAATCAATCAGATGATCCTGAAACTCTCGTTTACCTTCAAGGCATAGGGAGCCATTCAAAAATCAAAGTATTAGATTACAACGATCATTTCAATTACTCTGCGATTAACAATTTTGGTGTAACGCAGGCTCAGGGCAATGTGATCCTATTTTTGAATAATGATACGGAGGTTATCAATCCTTATTGGCTTGAAGAATTAGTTAGTCAGGCCTTACGCCCAGAAATCGGCGCAGTTGGCGCTTTGCTCTGGTACAATGATCACATAGTGCAACACGCCGGTGTGATTCTGGGCTCTGGTGCCGGAGGAATCGCCGATCATGCTTTCAAAAATTTCACCATCAGCGAGTTACAGCAAGACAGGCGTGCATACTTTGTTCAAAACTATTCAGCGTTAACCGGAGCCTGCCTGGCAGTTGAAAAAAGTAAATTCCTGGACGTCGGAGGCTTTGATGAGCAACTGGCGATTTCGTATAATGACATTGATCTTTGCTTGAGACTGTTAACCAAGGGGTACCGCAATCTCTTTACTCCCTATGCAGAGCTTTACCATCATGAATCAGCCAGTCTTGGATTTGCCGCGTCTGTAAAACGTCAATCGCAATATAAAAAAGAACGGCAATATATGCTCGACCGTTGGAGTGAATTATTTTTAAATGATCCAGCTCATAACCCTAACCTCTCAATACCATGGCTAACGAATGTTATTGCGGATCACAGCAGGGCAGAAAAGCCATGGCAAAACCAGTGA
- a CDS encoding glycosyltransferase family 2 protein, whose product MKISIVIRAFNEEQHIGRLLYGISKQDYPEPEVILVDSGSTDRTLEIASQFPVKIVHIKPEDFTFGRSLNMGVAASSGELVVLISAHCYPVFPDWLDLLTQPFNVKEVALSYGKQRGGESNHYSEHQFFRKYFPDNSVLQQAHPYSHNANAAIRRKLWEAHPYDENLTGLEDLAWSSWAMDSGYEIAYVAEAEVIHQHNETMPQVFNRYKREAIALKQILPNSTFTFGLFLRKWLGNTLYDLNQARREKVFVKQFGSIFQFRLMQYWGTYRGYHFAGKIDAQLHRAFYYPANILENKVAKSRNVEKIDYTQETNFL is encoded by the coding sequence TTGAAAATCTCCATCGTTATTCGAGCATTCAACGAAGAGCAGCATATAGGCCGTTTACTCTACGGCATTTCCAAACAAGATTATCCTGAACCCGAAGTTATCCTGGTCGATTCCGGGTCAACCGATCGAACTCTCGAGATTGCCAGTCAATTCCCGGTTAAGATCGTCCACATCAAACCTGAAGATTTTACTTTTGGCAGGTCGCTAAATATGGGCGTTGCAGCGTCTTCCGGAGAGCTGGTCGTGCTGATCAGCGCTCACTGTTACCCCGTTTTTCCCGATTGGTTGGATTTGCTCACTCAACCCTTTAATGTCAAGGAGGTCGCGTTGAGTTATGGAAAACAACGCGGCGGCGAAAGCAACCATTACTCCGAACATCAATTCTTTCGCAAATATTTCCCGGACAATTCCGTTCTGCAGCAAGCGCACCCTTATTCGCATAACGCCAATGCCGCAATAAGACGGAAATTATGGGAAGCTCATCCATATGACGAAAACCTGACCGGGCTTGAAGACCTGGCTTGGAGCAGCTGGGCAATGGATTCAGGTTATGAAATCGCTTATGTTGCTGAGGCAGAAGTAATCCATCAGCATAACGAGACCATGCCACAGGTTTTTAATCGTTACAAACGAGAAGCAATTGCATTAAAGCAAATTTTACCCAACAGCACATTTACCTTCGGACTTTTTCTGCGCAAATGGTTGGGAAATACGCTTTACGATCTTAACCAGGCGCGACGAGAAAAAGTTTTTGTAAAACAGTTCGGTTCAATCTTTCAGTTTCGATTAATGCAATATTGGGGAACCTATCGCGGGTATCATTTTGCTGGCAAAATAGATGCTCAATTACATCGAGCCTTTTATTATCCGGCGAATATTCTTGAAAATAAAGTGGCTAAATCTCGAAATGTTGAGAAAATTGATTACACACAAGAAACAAATTTTCTTTAA
- a CDS encoding nucleotide sugar dehydrogenase, translated as MSNILCIGAGYVGGPTMAVIAKHCPQHMVRVIDMNTDRIAAWNSNQLPIYEPGLEEVVNLARGRNLFFLTDENIGEQINWADIIFVSVNTPTKSFGLGAGRAADLQFWEKTARQILEYATTPKIIIEKSTLPVRTAEAMSQILNTNSRGVQFDVVSNPEFLAEGSAIKDLEDPDRVLIGGHNTPSGKKAVETIVELYANWVPREKIITTNLWSSELSKLVANAFLAQRISSINAISALCEKTDADIEEVAYAIGTDSRIGPHFLRASVGFGGSCFKKDILNLVYICEQQGLPEVAEYWQQVLTINEYQEARFVANMVHTMFNSLSGKRIALFGAAFKANTSDTRESPALAVCRELLEEQADLSLCDPYALDNARVDLGDLSEKIRFILDPYQAAEGAHAIAILTEWSYFSELDYQRIYDSMAHPAFIFDGRNILDHQKLFEIGFNIYPIGKTPLQHFA; from the coding sequence TTGAGCAATATCTTATGCATCGGCGCTGGTTATGTCGGCGGACCCACCATGGCGGTCATCGCCAAACATTGCCCGCAACACATGGTGCGCGTAATCGATATGAACACCGACCGTATCGCTGCCTGGAATTCAAATCAACTCCCCATTTACGAACCCGGTCTGGAAGAAGTGGTAAATCTTGCCCGTGGACGCAATCTGTTTTTCCTCACTGATGAGAACATCGGTGAACAGATTAATTGGGCAGACATCATTTTTGTCAGCGTCAACACCCCTACAAAATCCTTTGGACTGGGTGCCGGCCGAGCAGCCGATTTACAATTTTGGGAAAAAACCGCCCGTCAAATCCTTGAATACGCCACAACACCTAAGATCATCATTGAAAAAAGCACCCTGCCTGTCCGCACTGCTGAGGCGATGTCTCAGATCCTCAACACCAATTCCCGCGGCGTTCAGTTTGATGTCGTCTCCAATCCCGAGTTCCTGGCTGAAGGCAGCGCTATAAAGGACCTTGAAGATCCTGATCGTGTATTAATCGGCGGACACAACACGCCCAGTGGTAAGAAGGCGGTCGAAACTATTGTGGAGCTATACGCCAACTGGGTTCCGCGTGAAAAAATCATCACCACGAACCTGTGGTCCAGTGAGCTTTCTAAACTGGTAGCCAATGCGTTCTTAGCCCAGCGCATCTCTTCGATCAATGCAATTTCTGCTCTATGTGAGAAAACTGATGCCGACATCGAAGAGGTCGCCTACGCGATTGGCACCGATTCCCGCATTGGACCGCATTTCCTGCGGGCAAGCGTCGGGTTTGGCGGCTCGTGCTTTAAAAAAGACATTCTCAACCTGGTATATATTTGCGAGCAACAGGGTTTGCCCGAAGTCGCTGAATACTGGCAGCAGGTGCTGACGATAAATGAATACCAGGAGGCGCGCTTTGTAGCTAACATGGTGCATACCATGTTCAATTCGCTCAGCGGCAAGCGAATCGCATTGTTTGGTGCAGCATTTAAGGCCAATACAAGTGATACGCGCGAATCCCCGGCATTGGCAGTCTGCCGCGAACTTCTTGAAGAACAAGCTGATCTATCCCTGTGCGATCCTTACGCCCTTGATAATGCTCGTGTTGATCTCGGCGATCTATCTGAGAAGATTCGCTTTATCCTCGATCCTTATCAGGCGGCTGAAGGCGCACATGCAATTGCAATTCTGACAGAATGGTCATATTTTTCTGAGCTTGATTACCAGCGGATTTATGACTCAATGGCACATCCTGCATTCATATTTGATGGCCGGAACATTCTCGACCATCAAAAGCTGTTTGAGATCGGTTTTAATATCTACCCAATTGGCAAAACTCCCTTGCAGCACTTTGCTTAG
- a CDS encoding sulfatase-like hydrolase/transferase — protein MRTNLSNINQQSFFCLKFKDLFFSLLSVFIVAVFPSFFMLFNNIERTNFSDIVSIASIFMLIGTISLLLFYLLFKDIYKAALLTNLSLFLFSNFALLESAIIKIIPMLHYWHILMIMISIIVLVAISVKNKLSTEFANNLSVVLLIVFSGLILFNAIKAIPEIIKKNTKETGSSQFEIQQGTITSHNNVYFFVFDEYGGYDNLLRYTGFDNSAFYEALEDLGFNVSLHSRNYSIDTYIELPNLLNLSFVNNGKMSHDTKKLALDSPVLFQLFKENGYSLNVVSDYGHIPIENTEVSVDYAYVSGKYEDTLKVLILNNSVYYPFLSNQYRNTRIVEVENMFQYLTNSWKLQPLKLFTFSYISFPHLPWVVDEFGNNISLSNKQNWQNSDVYLNQLKYCSKKIMGVVTNIIKNDPDAIVIIQSDHGYRQAYYLKNWYGETYDDWGLEMQYIRNILNAVYYKGEKIDIENYSGVNTLIIVLNEHFGMNYELLEQPK, from the coding sequence ATGAGAACTAATTTGTCGAATATAAATCAGCAGAGTTTTTTTTGTTTAAAATTTAAAGATTTGTTTTTTTCGTTGTTGTCCGTTTTTATTGTAGCGGTTTTCCCCAGTTTTTTCATGTTGTTTAACAACATCGAAAGGACAAATTTTTCTGATATTGTTTCAATAGCCAGTATATTCATGCTAATTGGCACGATATCTTTACTCCTTTTTTATTTGCTTTTTAAAGATATTTATAAAGCAGCTTTACTAACTAATTTATCTTTGTTCTTGTTCTCAAACTTTGCTTTGCTTGAAAGCGCGATCATCAAAATAATTCCAATGCTACATTATTGGCATATCTTGATGATCATGATTTCCATAATCGTGCTAGTTGCAATTTCCGTTAAGAATAAATTATCCACGGAGTTTGCAAATAACCTGAGTGTCGTTCTATTAATTGTTTTTTCGGGGTTAATTTTATTTAACGCAATAAAAGCAATTCCAGAAATTATCAAAAAGAACACGAAAGAAACCGGCTCTTCCCAATTTGAAATTCAACAAGGAACAATAACAAGCCATAATAATGTGTATTTCTTCGTTTTTGATGAATATGGGGGCTATGATAACCTCTTACGGTATACAGGATTTGATAACAGCGCATTTTATGAAGCCTTAGAAGATCTTGGTTTTAATGTCTCTTTGCACAGCAGAAATTATTCAATCGACACATATATCGAACTTCCTAACCTTTTAAATTTATCATTTGTTAACAATGGAAAAATGTCTCACGACACGAAGAAGCTTGCGTTAGATAGCCCTGTTTTATTTCAATTGTTCAAAGAAAACGGGTACAGTTTAAATGTCGTCAGTGACTATGGACATATACCAATTGAAAATACTGAGGTTTCAGTTGATTATGCCTATGTTTCTGGTAAGTATGAAGACACTCTGAAAGTATTAATATTAAACAATTCTGTTTATTATCCTTTTTTGTCAAACCAATATCGAAACACACGAATTGTCGAAGTTGAAAATATGTTTCAATATCTCACTAATTCATGGAAACTTCAACCCCTTAAACTGTTCACGTTTTCCTATATTTCTTTTCCGCATCTTCCATGGGTGGTAGATGAATTTGGTAATAATATCTCCCTCAGCAACAAACAAAATTGGCAGAATTCTGATGTATATCTAAACCAATTAAAATATTGCTCAAAGAAGATAATGGGAGTTGTAACAAATATTATTAAAAATGATCCCGATGCTATTGTTATCATTCAATCCGATCATGGGTATAGACAGGCGTATTATTTAAAAAATTGGTACGGTGAAACATATGATGATTGGGGTTTGGAAATGCAATATATCCGTAACATTCTAAACGCAGTGTATTACAAAGGTGAAAAAATTGATATCGAAAATTATTCTGGAGTCAATACATTAATTATTGTCCTTAATGAACATTTCGGAATGAATTATGAATTGCTGGAGCAACCTAAATAA
- a CDS encoding phosphocholine cytidylyltransferase family protein gives MQAIIPAAGMGKRLGDNAENKPKCMIEISDLTLLERAAASLKGAGVTRLIVIVGFQSDLLQAFVNEKIVDIDTIIIDNPLYATTNNIYTLYLARQEMVKEDTILLESDLIFDHDLLSSLVQSQAEDMAVVDLYDPNWMDGTVVLLQNNEKISSFVPKSEIIPEKIVNYYKTVNIYKFSKGFSQKRFMPALTSAVENGDVNSYYETVLGEITKNYGPCLSAFKMNGRKWYEIDNEVDLAIAKSLFQ, from the coding sequence ATGCAGGCAATAATACCAGCAGCTGGGATGGGGAAAAGACTTGGTGACAACGCGGAAAATAAACCGAAATGTATGATTGAAATATCAGACCTTACCCTCCTTGAAAGGGCGGCTGCTTCTCTAAAAGGTGCAGGTGTAACTCGCTTGATTGTTATCGTAGGATTTCAAAGCGATCTCTTACAAGCCTTTGTTAATGAAAAGATCGTTGATATTGACACAATAATCATTGACAATCCTCTTTACGCAACAACTAACAACATCTATACCCTGTATCTTGCCCGACAAGAAATGGTTAAAGAAGACACAATTTTATTAGAATCGGATTTAATCTTTGATCATGATTTGTTATCTTCGTTAGTACAGTCCCAGGCAGAAGATATGGCTGTCGTGGATCTTTATGATCCAAACTGGATGGATGGAACAGTGGTGCTTTTACAAAATAATGAAAAAATTTCATCATTTGTTCCAAAATCCGAAATTATCCCTGAGAAAATCGTTAATTATTACAAAACAGTAAATATTTACAAATTCTCTAAAGGGTTCTCGCAAAAACGATTTATGCCCGCATTGACTTCTGCTGTAGAAAATGGTGATGTTAACAGCTATTATGAGACGGTTCTCGGGGAGATTACAAAGAATTACGGCCCGTGTCTCTCAGCTTTTAAAATGAATGGTCGTAAATGGTATGAAATTGATAATGAAGTTGATTTAGCTATTGCTAAATCTCTATTTCAATGA
- a CDS encoding GNAT family N-acetyltransferase, protein MIKTVKSSDKYKLISFIGNEYRDCPYLYANLIEYGLENPNMSMWTIEEKGATIAIVQKYFSCLHLFSKTDGWVSNELLSLINQEQPRTLFATKKSAEALLALLSDRYYLKIMNLYSLPSDTSPTLGNIPTEYLGRLKQAEIEDIDDIADFLMEDKEYKMNYDRNVLYNQLLERFSDNYSRYYLIKENARIIATISTKAEHPSFAVIGGVLVDDKYRGRSIGKSITYDLSKILQLEGKEMLCYISENNIASAVMFSQIGYNLIGETGKFTAL, encoded by the coding sequence ATGATAAAAACAGTGAAAAGCAGTGATAAATACAAGCTGATCAGTTTTATTGGAAATGAATATCGAGATTGCCCTTATCTATATGCAAATTTAATTGAGTATGGATTGGAAAATCCTAATATGTCCATGTGGACAATTGAAGAAAAGGGAGCAACAATTGCAATTGTTCAGAAGTATTTTTCCTGCTTGCACTTATTCAGTAAAACTGATGGTTGGGTTTCAAATGAATTATTGAGTTTGATCAACCAGGAACAGCCCCGCACCTTATTTGCCACCAAAAAAAGTGCGGAAGCATTGCTTGCCCTATTAAGTGATCGTTATTATTTAAAAATAATGAATTTGTATTCGCTCCCATCAGATACGTCGCCAACTCTGGGAAATATTCCGACAGAATATCTCGGTCGGCTGAAGCAAGCAGAAATCGAGGATATTGACGATATAGCTGATTTCCTAATGGAAGACAAAGAATACAAGATGAATTATGACAGAAATGTTTTGTATAATCAGCTGCTTGAACGCTTTAGCGATAACTACTCCCGATATTATCTAATCAAAGAAAACGCGAGAATAATAGCAACGATATCAACGAAAGCTGAACATCCCTCTTTCGCAGTCATAGGAGGCGTTTTGGTCGACGATAAATACCGTGGGCGCAGCATAGGAAAAAGCATAACCTATGACCTTTCCAAAATCCTTCAATTAGAAGGCAAAGAAATGCTTTGCTATATATCAGAAAACAATATTGCCTCAGCGGTAATGTTCAGTCAAATAGGGTATAATCTCATCGGAGAAACCGGCAAGTTCACAGCTTTGTAA
- the yidC gene encoding membrane protein insertase YidC, whose protein sequence is MRFIQELLGTPLGYIMSVCYQLFNNYGVAIIGFTIITRIILIPVSIWIHKNSIKMVKIQPEILHIKAKYFGDNNRIADEQAKLYKKERYNPLASIIPLFIQIILLIGVIHVIYHPLDFLLGIDSQLSNALIEKTIALTNYDPNTSSIQLSVVQTIKNPEFFKSFLSLETRFPDLDLRTILRQINDINMSFFGVNLGWIPIAEKGLLYLVPVLAGFSAWLLSFTQNNLNVLQAEQGKFNKYFTMALSVGLSVYLGLFVPVGVALYWISSNTIAILKLLILNKIIDPRKTVDYVALEASKKELAALQNLERNSTVKKSDITKRREKADYKKFFSIANKHLVFFSESSGYYKYFSSVIRELLACSNVIIHYITNDPNDQIFDIAQNQPRIKPYYIGMKRLITLMMKMDAKLVVMTTPDLGNFHIKRSYIKNDVEYIYMPHSPGGSYSKTLRKGALDHFDTIFLTGPQAKNEIRALEEVYGLPIKNLVEFGFPLIEEMSSRYESQEKETHENKIVMIAPSWHDGNIMECCIEPILDTLVKYDFIIVVRPHPQYMLHFGRKVEMLQEKFSSISQDKLIFETDFSSSSSIYQSDILVTDWSGIGMEFCYATLKPGIFINTKRKIMNPEHEKITLESLEDRIRKKMGIELELSEIQEIGEKISYLVDNADAYRNAIEKIRNEELYNYGSSAKIGAEYLIKQLIIKRDNDSEKIST, encoded by the coding sequence ATGAGATTTATTCAGGAATTATTGGGTACCCCGTTGGGGTATATCATGTCTGTCTGTTATCAACTTTTTAATAATTACGGGGTCGCAATTATTGGATTCACGATCATCACAAGAATAATATTAATTCCTGTCTCAATTTGGATCCACAAAAATTCAATTAAGATGGTTAAAATCCAGCCAGAGATTTTGCACATCAAAGCAAAGTACTTCGGTGACAATAACCGCATAGCCGATGAACAAGCCAAGCTTTATAAAAAAGAACGCTATAACCCATTAGCGAGTATTATCCCTTTGTTCATACAAATTATCCTGCTTATCGGTGTTATTCATGTCATTTACCATCCCTTAGATTTTTTATTAGGCATCGACTCCCAACTGTCGAATGCACTGATTGAGAAGACGATTGCTTTAACAAATTACGACCCTAATACTTCTTCAATACAATTGTCTGTCGTTCAGACAATAAAAAACCCCGAATTTTTCAAGTCTTTTCTCTCATTAGAGACTCGATTTCCTGATCTTGATTTAAGAACAATTCTTAGACAGATCAATGATATCAATATGAGTTTTTTCGGAGTCAACTTGGGTTGGATTCCAATAGCAGAAAAGGGCTTGCTATACCTGGTTCCCGTTCTTGCCGGCTTTTCTGCGTGGCTTTTATCTTTTACACAGAACAATTTAAACGTCCTCCAAGCGGAACAGGGTAAATTCAACAAATACTTTACGATGGCCTTATCAGTTGGATTGTCAGTCTACTTAGGGCTTTTTGTACCTGTAGGTGTCGCTTTATACTGGATTAGCAGCAACACCATAGCAATTCTTAAGTTGCTGATTTTAAATAAAATTATCGATCCGCGAAAAACTGTTGATTATGTTGCTTTAGAAGCAAGTAAGAAAGAATTAGCTGCGCTACAAAACCTTGAACGAAACTCCACTGTAAAAAAATCTGATATAACAAAACGTCGAGAAAAAGCAGATTATAAAAAATTCTTCTCCATAGCCAATAAACACCTCGTGTTTTTCTCTGAATCCAGTGGGTATTACAAGTATTTTTCGAGCGTTATTCGTGAGTTATTAGCCTGTTCTAATGTCATCATCCACTATATTACCAATGACCCTAATGATCAAATTTTTGACATTGCCCAAAATCAACCAAGAATAAAACCATATTATATTGGTATGAAACGACTAATCACATTGATGATGAAAATGGATGCAAAATTGGTTGTAATGACCACTCCTGATTTGGGCAATTTTCACATTAAGCGTTCATATATTAAAAATGATGTTGAATATATTTACATGCCGCACAGTCCGGGCGGCAGTTACAGTAAAACATTGCGAAAAGGGGCGCTGGATCATTTTGATACGATATTCCTCACGGGACCACAAGCTAAAAATGAAATAAGAGCTCTTGAAGAAGTCTATGGATTGCCGATAAAAAACCTGGTTGAATTTGGTTTTCCATTAATTGAGGAAATGTCTTCTCGTTACGAAAGCCAAGAAAAAGAAACACATGAGAACAAAATTGTAATGATTGCTCCATCCTGGCACGATGGTAATATTATGGAGTGCTGTATTGAGCCGATCCTTGATACATTAGTAAAATATGACTTCATAATTGTCGTGCGCCCGCATCCTCAATACATGCTTCATTTTGGTAGAAAAGTTGAAATGCTCCAGGAGAAGTTTTCGTCAATATCCCAGGATAAATTAATTTTTGAAACTGATTTTTCTTCATCTTCATCCATTTACCAATCGGACATTCTTGTCACAGACTGGTCTGGAATTGGGATGGAGTTCTGCTACGCGACGCTCAAACCCGGGATATTCATTAATACTAAACGAAAGATTATGAACCCGGAGCATGAAAAAATTACGCTAGAATCATTAGAAGATCGTATTCGCAAAAAGATGGGCATTGAGTTGGAGCTTAGTGAAATTCAGGAAATAGGTGAAAAAATCTCTTACTTGGTAGACAACGCAGATGCTTACCGTAACGCAATTGAAAAGATTCGGAACGAAGAGCTTTATAACTATGGTTCCTCAGCAAAAATAGGCGCAGAATATTTAATTAAACAACTTATCATCAAAAGAGATAATGATTCAGAGAAGATTAGCACATGA